The following are encoded in a window of Natronoarchaeum philippinense genomic DNA:
- a CDS encoding TRAM domain-containing protein: MADCPLADDCPSFNERIEGMGCTHYGDRGGKEWCNHYGQPISDLKTQPVKPKEEVVVDVTDIHESGAGVGRTDDGFIVLVDGVLPDARARVEITNVHSNHARAEELERLPMDEDADEEGDDADDVEDEAADAGEDDSATDRERLGSRDNFWGS, encoded by the coding sequence CAACGAGCGCATCGAAGGGATGGGATGCACCCACTACGGCGACCGGGGCGGCAAAGAGTGGTGTAACCACTACGGCCAGCCCATCAGCGATCTGAAAACCCAGCCCGTCAAGCCCAAAGAGGAGGTCGTCGTCGACGTGACCGACATCCACGAGAGCGGCGCCGGCGTCGGCCGTACCGACGACGGGTTCATCGTGCTGGTCGACGGCGTCCTGCCCGACGCCCGCGCTCGCGTCGAGATTACGAACGTCCACTCGAACCACGCCCGCGCCGAGGAGCTAGAGCGGCTCCCGATGGACGAGGACGCGGACGAAGAGGGCGACGACGCCGACGACGTCGAGGACGAGGCAGCCGACGCCGGCGAGGACGACAGCGCCACCGACCGCGAGCGCCTCGGAAGCCGGGACAACTTCTGGGGCTCGTAA